One genomic window of Gossypium hirsutum isolate 1008001.06 chromosome D11, Gossypium_hirsutum_v2.1, whole genome shotgun sequence includes the following:
- the LOC121223028 gene encoding uncharacterized protein, which produces MVHPTAAVTPGFSKPPSRRRRRGQRPTAKKWFFLAFPSQGTRRLASLNPWDQKRSLVPQLSAPTTAKRAPTPGLQGDEVPVADSGGRGVRVEAWAGGVADEEAT; this is translated from the exons GGCTTCTCTAAGCCACCGTCGCGCCGCCGCCGCCGTGGCCAACGGCCGACAGcgaaaaaatggttttttttagcCTTCCCTTCGCAGGGTACTCGAAGGTTGGCCTCTCTCAACCCATGGGACCAAAAAAGGTCTTTAGTCCCCCAACTTTCGGCTCCGACGACGGCGAAGAGAGCACCGACGCCGGGCTTGCAAGGCGACGAG GTGCCCGTGGCCGACAGTGGTGGCAGAGGCGTGCGAGTGGAGGCGTGGGCTGGAggcgtggcagacgaggaggccaCGTAA